A genomic stretch from Planctomycetaceae bacterium includes:
- a CDS encoding VWA domain-containing protein, with protein MSFAAPAALALTALALPIIAFYVLKVRLRRIPVSTNLFWKQVYEDKPPRSLWQNLRHLLSLFCQLFLLGLLVLAVADPYLSGQALHARRLVFVLDASASMKATDVSPTRFDAARSAAMDVLDGLRFRDEAAVVVAGSRPEVILGMAGHVPTLRRAIDSVQPSDSVAALDQAIELAKQLIGDHANGQILVFTDSCAQRPDNSVQSSDLTNLLANDSSVSSTSVDAQNQDVGSSEEPEKSSETEPGMPPVVVYHTFATPAANIGITQFQARRSMVDPIGYEVLVTVTNAADAPVEARVELELDGITVDVIPLNLAAEESWSKSIEKTSLEGGVLRAALTRVQSESATDARNLTAVGDGAGSDNNERKKVERVASVNSLLTDDVAWALIPPRIVQDVVIVSPGSFFLERVFRANPLVNVSVVDELPESWPNDAILVFHRLLPSTLPNSPVMVIDPDASCNLWELEAEIENPVVTEQDDESPLMTHIRMDNVLMPSAKKLKFKLPVQALASTISGEPVYAALNRPGGRKGLVLNVNLESSDLAFRTAFPILITNALSWFAGQTGELQPAITAGQSARLRRDNPAEGPETNNVDSLVTKSGASSDLVLISPSDRKFRVASQQVGPLDEVGIWSVSIPPSSPPSGTDSGETGIIRGGEGIIPVQQFAVNLASSSESDLRPVTSGNDGSSPLNSSWLTRPVWFYLAVCACVFCVLEWFLYQRRFIT; from the coding sequence ATGTCATTTGCTGCACCGGCTGCTTTGGCTCTCACTGCTCTTGCCCTTCCCATCATTGCGTTCTACGTGCTGAAGGTTCGTCTGCGAAGAATCCCTGTTTCGACCAATTTGTTCTGGAAACAGGTCTACGAAGACAAGCCCCCCCGATCCTTATGGCAGAACCTTCGCCATCTCCTGTCGCTGTTTTGTCAGTTGTTTCTGCTGGGGCTGTTAGTACTTGCCGTGGCTGATCCGTACTTATCCGGGCAGGCCCTGCATGCGCGTCGCCTTGTGTTTGTGCTGGATGCATCAGCCAGTATGAAAGCGACCGATGTCAGCCCAACGCGATTCGACGCAGCACGATCTGCAGCCATGGATGTGCTGGATGGATTGCGATTTCGTGATGAAGCTGCCGTGGTCGTGGCGGGCAGCCGTCCCGAAGTTATCCTGGGAATGGCGGGGCATGTCCCCACACTTCGCCGCGCGATCGATTCTGTGCAACCGTCTGATTCTGTCGCTGCGCTCGATCAGGCAATTGAACTGGCAAAGCAACTGATCGGAGATCACGCCAATGGGCAGATCCTTGTCTTCACCGATTCCTGCGCACAGCGCCCCGACAACTCTGTACAGTCTTCGGACTTAACAAATCTTCTTGCCAACGATTCTTCGGTGTCATCGACTTCGGTGGATGCCCAAAATCAGGACGTTGGTAGCTCTGAAGAGCCGGAGAAATCATCCGAAACAGAGCCGGGAATGCCCCCCGTCGTCGTCTATCACACGTTTGCGACGCCAGCTGCCAACATTGGAATCACTCAGTTTCAGGCACGGCGCAGTATGGTGGATCCCATTGGATACGAAGTATTGGTGACTGTCACGAATGCCGCGGATGCTCCAGTGGAGGCGCGGGTTGAACTGGAACTGGACGGGATTACGGTCGATGTGATTCCCTTAAATCTGGCGGCGGAGGAGAGCTGGTCGAAATCCATCGAGAAGACCTCTCTGGAAGGTGGAGTACTCAGGGCTGCACTCACCCGAGTTCAGTCAGAGAGTGCCACCGATGCACGGAACTTAACTGCAGTCGGAGACGGGGCCGGATCCGACAACAATGAACGGAAAAAAGTCGAGCGGGTCGCATCAGTCAACTCGCTGTTGACCGATGACGTCGCCTGGGCACTGATTCCGCCGCGCATTGTGCAGGACGTCGTCATTGTCTCTCCGGGAAGTTTTTTTCTGGAACGAGTGTTCCGGGCAAACCCGCTGGTCAATGTTTCCGTGGTTGATGAGCTTCCCGAAAGCTGGCCAAATGATGCGATATTAGTTTTTCACCGACTCTTGCCATCGACATTGCCGAACAGTCCAGTCATGGTGATTGATCCCGATGCCAGTTGCAATTTGTGGGAGTTGGAGGCTGAGATTGAAAACCCGGTCGTCACCGAACAGGACGACGAATCTCCGCTGATGACGCACATTCGAATGGACAATGTGCTGATGCCCAGCGCGAAGAAGCTGAAGTTTAAACTTCCGGTGCAGGCGCTGGCTTCCACCATTTCGGGCGAACCTGTCTATGCAGCACTGAATCGACCCGGCGGCAGGAAAGGGCTTGTTCTGAATGTAAATCTGGAAAGCAGCGACCTGGCATTTCGTACGGCTTTTCCCATTTTGATCACAAATGCATTAAGCTGGTTTGCCGGGCAAACCGGCGAACTACAACCAGCGATCACCGCCGGGCAAAGCGCTCGACTGCGAAGGGACAATCCTGCTGAAGGCCCGGAAACAAATAATGTTGACAGCCTGGTCACAAAGTCAGGGGCATCGTCGGATCTTGTCCTGATCTCTCCGTCCGATCGGAAGTTTCGCGTGGCGAGCCAGCAGGTCGGACCGTTGGACGAGGTGGGTATCTGGTCTGTGTCGATTCCGCCTTCGAGTCCACCATCCGGGACGGATTCTGGCGAAACAGGGATCATTCGCGGAGGTGAAGGAATAATTCCGGTGCAGCAGTTTGCTGTTAATCTGGCCAGCAGTTCTGAATCGGACCTTCGTCCCGTGACAAGCGGAAACGATGGATCTTCGCCTCTCAATTCATCGTGGCTGACACGGCCTGTGTGGTTCTACCTGGCAGTCTGTGCCTGCGTATTCTGTGTGCTCGAATGGTTCCTTTATCAACGCAGGTTCATTACCTGA
- a CDS encoding VWA domain-containing protein — translation MMPFEFTRPWLLLSTIPLSAAVIWFFRRSLSDFPATQRVVSMLTRHGILVLLVLSLSGLTWLQETDQQFIVLLKDNSLSIGKDANSQAQQFLKEAAEVHRDHRSVVLPFASKPEKVQSLEDWVEHQPQPAGSGLPDTPDSVPAGTVPVKIEPDASEAAAISRFEALDKQLNGTDLAGAVEAAAGYMPPGYVPQIVLLSDGNQTVNDAVAAAAQSRIPVSVVPLVGMAEPEVQVAEVNVPAEVREGEPFFVDVVVQSNHDDECLVEVFRGDHKVISEKKQLSSGSNAFRFQQSIERDRLAAFTVRISGVKNDTLLDNNSDAGLVYAAGKPRVLIIESDPNLIRELAYALEDEGIQVDVRPPQGMPDSLADLQNYECLMLSNVPATDLSQQQMQVARTWVQDLGGGFIMLGGEQSFGLGGYYKSTLEEILPVRSDFEKEKEKPSLAMVLVIDKSGSMDGDPIEMAKSAARSAVELLGRRDQVAVLAFDGDTYVSSEMQPASNAAKISDEIARIEAGGGTNMYPAMEMSFEMLMTASAKLKHVILLTDGVSTPGDFQGMAQQMASAKITVSAVAAGGGADAALLEEIARIGKGRYYFTDDPAQVPQIFAKETVTASKSAIDEQPFIPIVVRATHALADLDMESAPFLLGYVMTRPKPTSEVILATEKGDPLLAWWRYGLGMTAAFTSDAKSRWAAEWMTWPGYGKFWTQVIRQVMRKSDARGIQINTERIGEQAGISVDAVNDVGQFLNNAEVEMTVIDPRLQRHVSQLRQTAPGRYSSDIPLPRSGSYHMEVAVKQNGQVVYRQSRGLIRGYSDELRIRPPDEQLLREIADVSGGRFNPSAADIYQPATTTATRPTPLWPWLLTAAAWLLLVDVALRRIDFSVYMKER, via the coding sequence ATGATGCCTTTCGAATTCACTCGCCCCTGGCTCCTGCTGTCGACAATACCGTTGTCCGCCGCTGTCATTTGGTTCTTTCGCAGAAGCCTCAGCGATTTCCCGGCAACTCAGCGCGTCGTGTCGATGCTTACGCGACATGGGATTCTGGTGCTGTTGGTACTTTCTCTTTCCGGCCTGACATGGCTGCAGGAAACCGACCAGCAATTTATCGTGTTGCTGAAGGATAACAGTCTGAGCATTGGTAAAGATGCAAATTCACAGGCACAACAATTTCTGAAGGAAGCCGCTGAGGTTCATCGTGACCACCGCTCCGTTGTTCTCCCGTTTGCCTCAAAGCCCGAGAAGGTGCAATCACTGGAAGATTGGGTCGAACATCAGCCGCAGCCTGCAGGCAGTGGATTGCCGGACACGCCGGATTCTGTTCCTGCGGGTACCGTCCCGGTAAAGATTGAACCAGATGCAAGTGAGGCGGCAGCGATCAGCCGTTTTGAGGCTCTGGACAAACAACTCAACGGAACAGATCTGGCAGGAGCCGTTGAAGCTGCTGCCGGATATATGCCTCCGGGTTATGTGCCACAGATTGTCTTATTGAGCGACGGTAATCAGACAGTGAATGATGCCGTAGCTGCCGCCGCGCAGAGCCGGATTCCGGTGAGTGTGGTTCCACTTGTCGGCATGGCTGAGCCTGAGGTCCAGGTGGCCGAAGTTAATGTTCCTGCGGAGGTCCGTGAAGGAGAGCCGTTCTTTGTCGACGTGGTGGTCCAGTCGAATCACGATGATGAATGTCTTGTGGAAGTGTTTCGCGGCGACCACAAAGTGATCAGTGAGAAGAAGCAGCTCAGCAGTGGATCGAACGCATTCCGTTTTCAGCAGTCCATCGAACGAGATCGCCTTGCGGCATTTACCGTTCGAATCTCCGGCGTGAAGAACGATACGCTGCTCGACAACAACAGTGACGCTGGTCTTGTTTATGCCGCCGGGAAACCTCGCGTGCTGATCATCGAGAGCGATCCGAATTTGATTCGCGAGCTCGCTTATGCTTTGGAGGATGAAGGAATTCAGGTGGATGTTCGGCCGCCGCAGGGCATGCCGGATTCACTGGCCGACCTTCAGAATTACGAATGTTTGATGCTTTCCAACGTCCCGGCGACGGACTTGTCGCAGCAACAGATGCAGGTCGCTCGAACCTGGGTTCAGGACCTGGGGGGTGGGTTCATCATGCTGGGCGGAGAGCAGTCGTTCGGGCTGGGGGGCTACTACAAGAGCACGCTGGAAGAGATCCTTCCGGTTCGCAGTGATTTTGAAAAGGAGAAAGAAAAGCCTTCCCTGGCCATGGTGCTTGTCATCGATAAGTCCGGTTCGATGGACGGTGATCCGATAGAAATGGCCAAGTCTGCTGCCAGATCTGCTGTTGAGCTGCTCGGGCGACGTGATCAGGTCGCAGTGCTGGCGTTCGATGGCGACACCTATGTCAGCAGTGAGATGCAGCCAGCCAGCAATGCCGCAAAAATCAGCGACGAAATCGCTCGAATCGAAGCAGGTGGCGGCACAAATATGTATCCAGCCATGGAAATGTCGTTCGAAATGCTGATGACCGCCTCAGCCAAACTGAAGCACGTCATCCTTCTGACAGACGGAGTGTCCACACCGGGCGATTTTCAGGGCATGGCCCAGCAAATGGCCTCAGCCAAAATTACAGTGTCTGCTGTTGCTGCCGGTGGAGGTGCCGATGCGGCACTGCTGGAAGAGATCGCCCGGATTGGCAAAGGGCGATATTACTTTACGGATGACCCGGCTCAGGTGCCGCAAATCTTCGCGAAAGAAACGGTCACCGCGAGCAAATCGGCCATCGACGAACAGCCGTTCATTCCCATCGTTGTTCGAGCGACGCATGCCCTGGCAGACCTCGATATGGAATCGGCACCGTTTCTGCTCGGCTATGTCATGACTCGTCCCAAGCCTACCAGCGAAGTCATTCTTGCGACCGAAAAGGGAGATCCGTTGCTGGCGTGGTGGCGGTATGGACTTGGTATGACGGCAGCATTCACATCCGATGCAAAATCTCGCTGGGCAGCCGAATGGATGACGTGGCCCGGCTATGGCAAATTCTGGACTCAGGTTATTCGCCAGGTTATGCGGAAGAGTGACGCACGGGGCATACAGATCAACACAGAACGAATCGGTGAGCAGGCTGGCATTTCTGTTGATGCGGTCAATGACGTTGGGCAGTTTCTGAACAATGCTGAAGTGGAAATGACGGTGATTGATCCTCGTCTCCAGCGCCACGTTTCGCAACTTCGGCAAACGGCCCCGGGCCGCTATTCCAGCGATATCCCCCTGCCCCGGTCCGGGTCATATCATATGGAGGTTGCCGTGAAGCAAAATGGGCAGGTGGTCTATCGTCAGTCACGGGGCCTGATACGGGGGTACAGCGATGAACTTCGGATTCGACCGCCTGACGAACAGCTTCTTCGTGAAATAGCGGACGTTTCAGGCGGCAGGTTCAATCCCTCTGCCGCCGACATCTATCAGCCCGCAACCACCACAGCGACGCGTCCGACGCCACTCTGGCCCTGGCTTCTGACAGCCGCGGCCTGGCTGCTGCTTGTCGACGTCGCTCTCCGCCGTATCGACTTCTCCGTCTACATGAAGGAACGTTGA